The DNA segment ATTAAAGCCTTTGGACAATAAAAAGGCCTTTTTTAGCGTTGTAAAATTAATTCCTTATGATGCGTCTGTTTTAACTCATTCGATATCAAGCTTTTACTGTTCTGACAGAAAGAACATATATGTTACTTACAATTTTAACCCTGCTGATGTTGCAAAGTATGATCCGGATTATATACTGATTAATTTTAGAGTTGTTTTTTATGATGGAGGAGAGAGAACTAATGAATTAGATAAGCGCGCAAATAATTTGAAAAAAATAGTATTTAACAGTAAATATAAGCCAATATTTTTCGAGAACGATGTTCTTTTGTTAAGCAGACAAACCTTAAGTAATAATGATATGAAATCAAATTTATCTCTATTTAAGGAATATGATTTTAATAAATACAAAAACTCAAATTATTTAAACTTTGTACCTGGCTTTATAAAGCAGATTGCTACAAAACAATGATTTTGGAGAGAGATATATGAGAATAGGAATTGACGCAAGGCCTTTATCTTCACAAAGATCAGGGATCGGAAGATATTTGTATGGTTTAATTAACGCTTTAGAAGAGATTGATAAACAAAATGAGTATTTTTTATATTCTCATAAGGAGTTTTCTCTTCCTTTTAAAAATTTGCGTTGGCATAAAAGAGTCGGAAGCAAGTTCTTTTCAAAAATTGGTACATTATATTTATTGTTAGCAATGCCTCGACAAATTAAAAAAGATCAAATTGATGTTTTTTGGGGGACGCAAAATATTTTGCCGTTTTTCTTGCCGTGTAAAAAAATTTTGACTGTTCATGATTTTGTTTGGCGCTTTTTTCCTAAGACTATGACTTTTTATAACTTATATGTGAATAGATTATTTGCCGGAAAATCCATACAAATATCGGATTGTTTTATGGCTGTTTCCCAATCTACTGCAGATGATCTTATCAGATTATTTAATATCAAAAGAGATTGTATTTCGGTAGTTCATAATGGAATTGAATTATCTTTTGGCGCTACCAGGAGGAGGAACTTAATCGAAGGTAAATTTAATATTTCTTGTAAATATATATTAACAGTTGGCACTATTGAACCAAGGAAGAATATTATTTCATTGGTAAAAGCCTTTAAAAAATATCAGGAAAGAGTTGATTCTGAGGTTCAGCTTGTTGTTGTAGGCGCCAGAGGTTGGGCTAATTCGTCACTTTTCGACACAATAAGAAAATTTAATTTTAAGGATGACGCCATAAGATTTTTAGGACACATTTCAGATGATGACCTAAAAAGACTTTATTCTTCTGCAGAAGTATTTGTTTTTCCATCGCTTTATGAAGGATTTGGATTTCCTCCACTTGAGGCTATGGCTTGCGGTTGTCCGGTGATTGTTTCAAATACTTCTTCAATGCCCGAGGTTTGTGGAGATGCGGCTTTCTACATCAATCCTTATGATATAGAAAATATTGTTAATGCTTTAAATTCAGTACTATCAAATCAAAATTTAAGAAATTTATTAATAGAAAAAGGCCTTAATAGGGTAAAGCTTTTTACCTGGGAAGAATCAGCGCAAAAAGTTTTGGATTTGTTTAATTCTGTGCATAATTTGCCCAAAGTAGATGAGTTAGTTAATACATGAATAAGATCTTATTAATTAAATTAGGAAGCTTAGGAGATGTTTTACTTACTACTCCTCTGATAACTGTATTAAAAAAAAATGAACCTTTGATTGAAATTGATTATCTTACCTCCTGTCCCCAAGTTTTGCAGAATAATCCTTTTACTAATAAAATTATTAAAATAGATCCTATTTTAACCTCAAAAAATTTATTCTTAGAAATTTTTAAGATAATAAAACTATTTATCATGCTTTTTAAATTTAGAAAAAAATATAGTTCTGTTTTTATTTTTCATAGATCGGGGCTTTTAAACATTATTCTAAGACTGATTTTTGGAAATATAATATATTCTTATTCTCTTTCTCCTTTTTTAAACATTTTTCTGAAAAAACACGTTTTATTTGACCTAAAACAACATAGAATATTAAGATCTTTTGAACTTATTAAATTAGAATTTTCTAATCTAAGGTGGAAAGAAAAAGATTTAAAGTTGATTTTTGAACCTCAGAATAAAGAAGATTTTTTAAATATTAAGGATTTTTATGTGGTAATTGCTCCTGGAGGAGGGAATAATCTCTGGTCGCAGATGGAAACCCGTAAATGGCCAATTGAAAACTATGCAGAGCTAACAGGAAGAATAATAGTCGAATTAAAAACTACTGTTGTTATGCTTGGTGACAAAAATGATCTTCAATATGCCAAACAGATTGCTTCTGCGGTCAATTCAGAAAGATTTATAAGCCTGACAGGCAAAACTTCAATAAATCAAAGCGCTTTGATTCTAAAAAGAGCCAAATTGTTTATTGGGAATGATTCTTTCCCTCTTTTTTTAGCGTCGGCTGTTGATATTCCTACGATTGGCTTGTTTGGTCCCACGAATGCAGAATTGATTAATCCTTTTTTAGACAAACATATAGCTGTCCAATCTACATTAGATTGTTCTCCTTGTTACAATCCTGTTGATGGGGTAAAGGGGTGTGCGTATGTATGTGAACAAGGCAAATGTATGATGGCTATTTCAGTAGATTCTGTTTTTGGTAAGGTGAAAGATATTTTTTCTGTTATAAAGGAGGATTCTTGAAACTTTCAAGTATCATAAAAAAGGGATTTAATTTCATCAATATTCTGGGGCTGAAAAAGCATAAAGTAGATGATAATCTTTTTTTCCTTGGGGATAGAAACCTTATTTCTTCATTTAAAAAGATTGTGTTGTATTTTCCTGATTACGAGTATATGCACTTTGGCGATCATCTCTTTTTTGAGCCATTGGTTCGTTTTTTGAAAGAAAAGGGATTTAATCTAAAAGTGATCCCGACCTCAAAAATGGAGTTTTATTTTATTAGTGCCGGTGCATTAATAGGAACAAGTGAAGATATAAAAAATGCTGATTTATTAATTACTCGTCTTGAGTTTTTCCCTGCTGTTAAGAGGTTAAAAAATAATATTTTATTTATAGATACCACTTCTTTGGAAATTAAAAAACATCTTTGTCAGGATATTGTTGATAAAGTTGCAAAATTTTTGTCGTTAAATGCCGATGGGTTTTATGCAAAGCCCTCAAAGTTAGCTGAATGTGTAGGTAATATAAAGCTCGATGATAGCTACAAATATATTCTCTTTAATAATTATATTGATTCTGGTTTTCATCGGGTTACAAAACGGCATTACGATAAACTGGCAATATTCTGTAAGAAATTTGCGGAGGAGAAAAACTTAAAAGTAATTCATGTAGGGACACAAAGAGATAAAGAAAAAGACATAAATAAATACGATTTTGTTTTTCTGGATTTAAGAGGGAAAACAACTCCTCAAGATTTATTCTATTTGCTTTCACAAAAAAGCGTAAAGTATGGTGTTTCTTTTGACTCATTTATTATGCATCTTTTTTTTATTTATGATAAGAAGGTTTTTGTTTTGTTTAGAGGAAGGTTCATAAAAAAAGCAAAGGATTATATATTAAAATATGTTAATCCTCCATTTGATCCTAAAAAATCGTTATTTGATGTTATAGAATATATTTAACCCCGATTATCGCTTGCTGATTTTACCCCGAGGCCATCGGAGTTTGCTATAAATAATCGGGGTTAACATGGTATAATCAATAAAAATGAATCAATTTTTCTATTTATTTGAATCTCTTCGACCGAAACAATGGGTTAAAAATTTAATTGTTTTTGCCGCGCTTATTTTCGCTCAAAAAGCTTTAGTTTTAAAATTGAGTTTAAGGGCAGTTTTTGCTTTTGTTGTTTTTTGTGGAATTTCTAGTTGTATTTATTTAATTAATGATCTTAAAGACATAAAAAAAGATAAATTGCATCCAGATAAAAGCAGAAGACCCTTAGCATCGGGAAAATTATCAAAAAGTCCAGCCCTTTTATTTCTTATTTGTTTTACCCCCTTATTTTTGTTTTTGGCTTTTTGGTTTAATTTGTTTTTTGGTATTGTTGTGTTTATTTACTTTGTTTTAATGCTTGCCTATACCTTTTACCTAAAAGAGATAGTTATTTTAGATGCTTTTATTATTTCCACAGGCTATGTTCTCCGTGGTGTTGCGGGCGCTGTTATTGTAAGCGTTGAAATATCTTTCTGGTTTTTTATTTGCGCTTCCCTTTTAGCTCTTTTTATAGTCTTTTGCAAAAGAAGGCATGAGCTTTTGATCTTAGATGCAGAATCCATTAAACATAGAAGAGTACTTGTTGAATATAATACGCTCCTTTTGGATCAATTTATTTCGATTGTTGCCGCCTCAACCGTTGTGGCTTACTCTTTATATACTGTGGCTCCTGAAACAATTTTGAAGTTTCATACCGAGAACTTGATTTTTACAATCCCATTTGTTTTATTTGGGTTATTTCGTTATCTTTATCTGGTTTATAAAAAAGATGGGGGGGGGAGCGCAGAAAAAATTATGCTTTCTGACAAACCATTAATTTTTGATATGTTTGCATGGCTTCTTGTTGTTTTTCTTGTTCTTTATTATAGGTAGGGTTGGTGTTAGATGATAGAATATATTTGTTATGTTAATCCGTTCTCTAATTCCTAAGAAAGGAGTATTTTTATGAAGGTTTTAATAACCGGGGGTGCCGGGTTCTTGGGAATTAATCTGATAAGACACCTTTTAAATAAAGGGATTACTAATATTATTTCTCTTGATATTGTTGACTTTGATTATCCGGAAAAGGATAAAATAACAGTTGTTAGGGGAGATATAAGGGACAAAAAAACAATTTCTGAAATTATGAAGGGGGTTAATATTGTTATTCATACCGCGGCTGCTCTTCCTTTGTATAAAAAAGAAGATATATTTTCTACAGATATTTACGGGACTAAAAATCTTTTAGAAGAAGCTTTTACAAATAGGGTTGATAGGTTTATACATATTTCTTCAACAGCAGTTTATGGTATTCCGGATCATCATCCTTTACTTGAAGAAGATATGTTAGATGGGGTAGGGCCTTACGGAGAAGCTAAAATAAAGGCGGAAGAAGTATGTCTTGCCTTTAGAAAAAAGGGGATGATTGTTTCAATAATAAGGCCGAAATCTTTTATAGGGCCGGAACGATTAGGTGTTTTTGCCCTTTTTTACGATTGGGCTAAAGACGGACGAAATTTTCCAATGATTGGAAGCGGTAAAAACCGTTATCAGCTTTTAGATGTTGAAGATTTGTGTGACGCTATTTATCTTTGCATGGTAAAGGATAAAAAAGTAGCAAATGATACATATAATATAGGCGCAAAAGTTTTTGCTACAATGAAGGAAGACTATCAGGCAGTCCTTGATAAAGCGGGTTTTAATAAAAGGATAATCCCTTTTCCGTCTTGGCCGTTAATTTGGACATTAAGAATTCTTGAGCTTTTGCGTTTGTCTCCCCTTTATAAATGGGTGTATGAAACAGCCGCTAAAGATTCTTTTGTTTCTATTTACAAGGCAGAAAAGCAACTCGGATTTTCTCCAAAGCATTCAAATAAAGATGCCTTAATTAGAAATT comes from the candidate division WOR-1 bacterium RIFOXYB2_FULL_36_35 genome and includes:
- a CDS encoding epimerase, with the protein product MKVLITGGAGFLGINLIRHLLNKGITNIISLDIVDFDYPEKDKITVVRGDIRDKKTISEIMKGVNIVIHTAAALPLYKKEDIFSTDIYGTKNLLEEAFTNRVDRFIHISSTAVYGIPDHHPLLEEDMLDGVGPYGEAKIKAEEVCLAFRKKGMIVSIIRPKSFIGPERLGVFALFYDWAKDGRNFPMIGSGKNRYQLLDVEDLCDAIYLCMVKDKKVANDTYNIGAKVFATMKEDYQAVLDKAGFNKRIIPFPSWPLIWTLRILELLRLSPLYKWVYETAAKDSFVSIYKAEKQLGFSPKHSNKDALIRNFKWYLENLENFKGRSGISHRVPWKQGILGLLKIFF